The following proteins are encoded in a genomic region of Roseisolibacter agri:
- the dnaE gene encoding DNA polymerase III subunit alpha yields the protein MSFVHLHCHSEYSLLDGANRIEDLIRRAQELEQPALAITDHGNMHAAWEFQEKAKKAKLKPILGMEAYVAPGSRLERARPAPGAKPYHHLVLLARDLTGYKNLVKLSSLAYTEGFYVKPRVDRELLAAHSEGLIVTSACLAGEVAGHLMDDRWEQAREAAAWYAELFKDRYYLEVQAHDSGGQKELNDRIFKLSADMGLPVVATNDAHFLKANDHAAHDVLLCIGLGKDLKDPDRMHYDRGLYFKNHLEMGERFPGRTDVLENTLKIADEVDVQFGKKYNVPSFPLPPDVATENDLLVKLSKEGALERYAGKRGAAPGELAAEVQERLDYELGVILQTGYAGYFLIVADFIKAARDRGIPVGPGRGSAAGSLVAYALGITNVCPLEFDLLFERFLNPERVSMPDVDVDFCFERRGEVIEYVRQKYGKESVCQIVTFGTMKSRAVVKDVGRVLGFTPAETDALAKLIPNAPNFSLSIDEAIEQVPDVKRFYETDARYRELLDYASALEGLSRHTGVHAAGVVIAPGPVHEFVPVCTQSSKGSGGEGGDEKITVAQYDMNCLEKAGMLKMDFLGLTTLTVIFDALTSIKQRTGEWLDLDGMGFDDEKTYQMLRSGRTAGVFQFESPLATDVLRQMRCDRFDDLVASNALLRPGPLDSGMHKVYIRRKRGEEPVSYALPELEPILRETQGVITYQEQVMRIAQRLAGISLAEADVLRKAVGKKDAELIKAELGKFETKAIAQGHDKSIIKDLAGQIETFGRYGFNKSHSVAYSVVSYHTAYLKANYPADFMAALLSACIGDTDSVVKYVAEAREMGIEVLPPDVNESGYKFTVVGEKRIRFGLGAVRNVGQGAVDSIIAARFAEGVYKDFFDFVERVDLRACNKRVFEALIAAGALDGLGGHRAQYVTALDHAISEALLKQEERELGQVSLFGDVLGGGAPAQAKPTLPHVPAWSESDRLANEKAILGFYVSGHPLEPFRAEAELFATHKISELGTWTPTPIALACVITAARRQISKRSGAEFARLTLEDFSGSSEVLVFPEAWAVLADQVKTDVPVLVEGGYSKRDQGAESPTFIVEKVTRLAEKRVNGQVAVAIELAAGADLTPSVMRDVRATCDAYPGTAALELRWRDPRAGQTARFRSRSLTVAASNAALNELRALLGDERVKLVRGG from the coding sequence ATGTCGTTCGTACATCTCCATTGCCACTCCGAGTACTCGCTTCTGGATGGCGCCAACCGGATCGAGGACCTGATCCGGCGCGCCCAGGAGCTCGAGCAGCCTGCGCTGGCGATTACCGACCACGGTAACATGCACGCCGCGTGGGAGTTCCAGGAGAAGGCGAAGAAGGCGAAGCTGAAGCCGATCCTGGGGATGGAGGCGTACGTGGCCCCCGGCTCCCGACTCGAGCGTGCCCGGCCGGCCCCGGGCGCCAAACCTTACCACCACCTCGTCCTACTCGCGAGGGACCTGACCGGTTACAAGAACCTGGTCAAGCTCTCGTCGCTGGCGTACACCGAGGGCTTCTACGTGAAGCCGCGCGTGGACCGCGAGCTGCTCGCGGCCCACAGCGAGGGGCTGATCGTGACCTCCGCCTGCCTCGCGGGCGAGGTGGCGGGCCACCTCATGGACGACCGCTGGGAGCAGGCCCGCGAGGCCGCCGCCTGGTACGCGGAGCTGTTCAAGGACCGCTACTACCTCGAGGTCCAGGCGCACGACTCGGGCGGCCAGAAGGAGCTGAACGACAGGATCTTCAAGCTCTCGGCCGACATGGGGCTGCCCGTCGTCGCCACCAACGACGCGCACTTCCTGAAGGCGAACGACCACGCCGCGCACGACGTGCTGCTGTGCATCGGCCTGGGGAAGGACCTGAAGGACCCCGACCGCATGCACTACGACCGGGGCCTCTACTTCAAGAACCACCTCGAGATGGGCGAGCGGTTCCCGGGGCGCACGGACGTCCTCGAGAACACGCTGAAGATCGCCGACGAGGTGGACGTGCAGTTCGGGAAGAAGTACAACGTCCCGAGCTTCCCGCTCCCGCCCGACGTCGCGACCGAGAACGACCTGCTGGTGAAGCTGTCGAAGGAGGGCGCGCTGGAGCGCTACGCCGGCAAGCGCGGCGCCGCGCCCGGCGAGCTGGCGGCCGAGGTGCAGGAGCGCCTCGACTACGAGCTGGGCGTCATCCTGCAGACCGGCTACGCCGGCTACTTCCTCATCGTCGCGGACTTCATCAAGGCCGCGCGCGACCGCGGGATTCCCGTGGGCCCGGGCCGCGGCTCGGCCGCCGGCTCGCTGGTCGCGTACGCGCTCGGCATCACGAACGTCTGCCCGCTGGAGTTCGACCTCCTGTTCGAGCGCTTCCTGAACCCGGAGCGCGTGTCCATGCCCGACGTGGACGTGGACTTCTGCTTCGAGCGGCGCGGGGAGGTCATCGAGTACGTCCGGCAGAAGTACGGCAAGGAGTCCGTCTGCCAGATCGTGACGTTCGGGACGATGAAGTCGCGCGCCGTCGTCAAGGACGTCGGGCGGGTGCTCGGCTTCACGCCGGCGGAGACCGACGCGCTGGCGAAGCTGATCCCCAACGCGCCGAACTTCTCGCTCTCCATCGACGAGGCGATCGAGCAGGTCCCCGACGTCAAGCGCTTCTACGAGACCGACGCGCGCTACCGCGAGCTGCTCGACTACGCGTCGGCGCTCGAGGGGCTGTCGCGCCACACGGGCGTGCACGCCGCCGGCGTCGTCATCGCGCCGGGGCCGGTGCACGAGTTCGTGCCCGTCTGCACGCAGAGCTCCAAGGGCTCCGGCGGCGAGGGGGGCGACGAGAAGATCACGGTCGCGCAGTACGACATGAACTGCCTCGAGAAGGCAGGCATGCTGAAGATGGACTTCCTCGGGCTGACCACGCTGACGGTCATCTTCGACGCGCTCACGTCCATCAAGCAGCGCACCGGCGAGTGGCTCGACCTCGACGGCATGGGCTTCGACGACGAGAAGACGTACCAGATGCTGCGCTCCGGGCGCACGGCGGGCGTCTTCCAGTTCGAGTCGCCGCTGGCCACCGACGTGCTCCGGCAGATGCGCTGCGACCGCTTCGACGACCTCGTGGCGTCGAACGCGCTGCTGCGTCCGGGCCCGCTCGACAGCGGGATGCACAAGGTCTACATCCGCCGTAAGCGCGGCGAGGAGCCGGTCAGCTACGCGCTCCCCGAGCTGGAGCCGATCCTGCGCGAGACGCAGGGCGTCATCACCTACCAGGAGCAGGTGATGCGTATCGCCCAGCGCCTGGCCGGCATCTCGCTCGCCGAAGCCGACGTGCTCCGCAAGGCCGTGGGCAAGAAGGACGCGGAGCTCATCAAGGCGGAGCTCGGGAAGTTCGAGACGAAGGCGATCGCGCAGGGCCACGACAAGAGCATCATCAAGGACCTCGCGGGGCAGATCGAGACGTTCGGCCGCTACGGCTTCAACAAGTCGCACTCGGTCGCCTACTCGGTCGTCAGCTACCACACGGCCTACCTCAAGGCGAACTACCCGGCCGACTTCATGGCCGCGCTGCTGTCGGCCTGCATCGGCGACACGGACAGCGTCGTGAAGTACGTGGCCGAGGCGCGCGAGATGGGCATCGAGGTGCTGCCGCCGGACGTCAACGAGTCGGGCTACAAGTTCACGGTCGTCGGCGAGAAGCGGATCCGCTTCGGCCTCGGCGCCGTGCGCAACGTCGGCCAGGGCGCGGTCGACAGCATCATCGCCGCGCGCTTCGCCGAGGGCGTCTACAAGGACTTCTTCGACTTCGTCGAGCGCGTGGACCTGCGCGCCTGCAACAAGCGCGTGTTCGAGGCGCTCATCGCCGCCGGCGCGCTGGACGGGCTGGGCGGGCACCGCGCGCAGTACGTGACGGCGCTCGACCACGCGATCAGCGAGGCGCTGCTCAAGCAGGAGGAGCGCGAGCTGGGGCAGGTCTCGCTGTTCGGCGACGTGCTGGGCGGCGGCGCGCCCGCGCAGGCCAAGCCGACGCTCCCGCACGTGCCCGCGTGGAGCGAGAGCGACCGCCTGGCGAACGAGAAGGCGATCCTCGGCTTCTACGTGTCGGGGCATCCGCTGGAGCCCTTCCGGGCCGAGGCGGAGCTGTTCGCGACGCACAAGATCTCGGAGCTGGGCACGTGGACGCCCACGCCGATCGCGCTCGCGTGCGTCATCACGGCGGCTCGCCGACAGATCTCCAAGCGCAGCGGGGCCGAGTTCGCCCGGTTGACACTGGAGGATTTCTCGGGATCTTCCGAGGTGCTGGTGTTCCCCGAGGCCTGGGCGGTGCTCGCCGACCAGGTCAAGACGGACGTCCCCGTGCTCGTCGAGGGCGGGTACTCCAAGCGCGACCAGGGGGCGGAGAGCCCGACGTTCATCGTCGAGAAGGTGACCCGCCTGGCGGAGAAGCGCGTGAACGGGCAGGTGGCGGTCGCCATCGAGCTCGCCGCGGGCGCCGATCTGACGCCGAGCGTCATGCGCGACGTGCGCGCGACGTGTGACGCCTACCCTGGCACGGCGGCGCTCGAGCTGCGCTGGCGCGATCCCCGCGCCGGCCAGACCGCGCGCTTCCGGTCGCGTTCCCTCACCGTCGCGGCGTCCAACGCCGCCCTGAACGAACTGCGCGCGCTGCTCGGCGACGAGCGCGTCAAGCTGGTTCGAGGGGGTTGA
- a CDS encoding ATP-dependent helicase, with protein MSDSPRVYVPRPRAVPAPETRDLSAELNPAQHAAAAHGDGPLLVIAGAGTGKTRTLIHRVAQLIARGVPPERILLLTFTRRAAQEMLQRVERLVGSVSQRVHGGTFHATAHRLLRRYGQAAGIAQDFTIMDQGDAEDLMQLSRAALGLADQKRRAGDPPTKRFAKKETLQAVYSRHVNTGLELEHILGRDYPHFAERVDDFKRVYADYVDRKAQRNLVDYDDLLLFWAGMLDAPQLGATIAGLYDHVLVDEYQDTNVLQARILRGMTKLHRNLTVVGDDAQSIYSFRGAHFRNILDFPQQFPGTRMVTLEQNYRSTQAILDTSNELIARAEERFSKRLWTERAGGEAPWLVSAKDEGEQTRFVVDRVLELHEEGMPLREMAVLFRAGYLSADLEIELTARNIPYEKWGGLKFLEAAHVKDVLAFLRVLENPRDEVSWYRLLLLLPGVGDVTARAAIDAVAEAGWEASGLSRFTPPPKAREWHGRLATLLAELTRAVRRATPDLGAEIGMIRRMYDALLRERYDNAEPRLADLEQLQTIAAGYADRAAFLSALALEPPSATQDLAGADEPGEDDALVLSTVHSAKGKEWDAVFVIWAADGMFPLARAAGDPDQLEEERRLLYVALTRARHELYVTYPLNAYNSRMGADYSIDQLSRFLDRGVRATMQRVVVGHAAGEPQPAAPPAAAAGLDLRALLRGKFAG; from the coding sequence ATGTCGGACTCGCCCCGCGTCTACGTCCCGCGCCCACGCGCCGTCCCCGCGCCCGAGACGCGCGACCTCTCCGCGGAGCTCAACCCCGCGCAGCACGCGGCCGCCGCGCACGGCGACGGGCCGCTGCTCGTCATCGCCGGCGCCGGCACGGGCAAGACGCGCACGCTCATCCACCGCGTCGCGCAGCTGATCGCCCGCGGCGTGCCGCCGGAGCGCATCCTCCTGCTGACGTTCACGCGCCGCGCCGCGCAGGAGATGCTGCAGCGCGTGGAGCGGCTGGTGGGCTCGGTGAGCCAGCGCGTGCACGGCGGGACGTTCCACGCCACCGCGCACCGCCTGCTGCGGCGCTACGGTCAGGCGGCCGGCATCGCGCAGGACTTCACGATCATGGACCAGGGCGACGCCGAGGACCTGATGCAGCTCTCGCGCGCGGCGCTGGGGCTGGCGGACCAGAAGCGGCGCGCCGGCGACCCGCCCACGAAGCGCTTCGCGAAGAAGGAGACGCTGCAGGCGGTCTACTCGCGCCACGTCAACACGGGCCTCGAGCTGGAGCACATCCTCGGCCGCGACTACCCGCACTTCGCGGAGCGCGTGGACGACTTCAAGCGCGTCTACGCCGACTACGTGGACCGCAAGGCGCAGCGCAACCTCGTGGACTACGACGACCTCCTGCTCTTCTGGGCGGGGATGCTCGACGCGCCGCAGCTGGGCGCGACGATCGCGGGGCTGTACGACCACGTCCTCGTCGACGAGTACCAGGACACGAACGTGCTGCAGGCGCGCATCCTCCGCGGGATGACGAAGCTGCACCGCAACCTCACCGTCGTCGGCGACGATGCGCAGAGCATCTACTCGTTCCGCGGCGCGCACTTCCGCAACATCCTCGACTTCCCGCAGCAGTTCCCCGGCACGCGGATGGTCACGCTCGAGCAGAACTACCGCTCCACGCAGGCCATCCTCGACACGTCGAACGAGCTGATCGCCCGCGCCGAGGAGCGCTTCAGCAAGCGGCTGTGGACCGAGCGCGCGGGCGGCGAGGCGCCGTGGCTGGTGAGCGCGAAGGACGAGGGCGAGCAGACGCGCTTCGTCGTGGACCGCGTGCTGGAGCTGCACGAGGAGGGGATGCCGCTGCGCGAGATGGCGGTGCTCTTCCGCGCGGGCTACCTCTCGGCCGACCTCGAGATCGAGCTCACCGCCCGCAACATCCCGTACGAGAAGTGGGGCGGGCTGAAGTTCCTGGAGGCCGCGCACGTGAAGGACGTGCTGGCGTTCCTGCGCGTGCTGGAGAACCCGCGCGACGAGGTGAGCTGGTATCGCCTGCTCCTGCTGCTCCCCGGCGTGGGCGACGTGACCGCACGCGCGGCGATCGACGCCGTGGCCGAAGCGGGGTGGGAGGCGTCGGGGCTGTCGCGCTTCACGCCGCCGCCCAAGGCGCGCGAGTGGCACGGCCGGCTGGCGACGCTGCTCGCGGAGCTGACGCGCGCGGTGCGGCGCGCGACGCCCGACCTCGGCGCCGAGATCGGGATGATCCGCCGCATGTACGACGCGCTGCTGCGCGAGCGCTACGACAACGCGGAGCCGCGGCTGGCGGACCTCGAGCAGCTGCAGACGATCGCGGCGGGGTACGCGGACCGCGCCGCCTTCCTCTCCGCGCTCGCGCTGGAGCCGCCGAGCGCGACGCAGGACCTCGCGGGCGCGGACGAGCCAGGCGAGGACGACGCGCTCGTGCTCAGCACCGTGCACTCGGCCAAGGGCAAGGAGTGGGACGCCGTGTTCGTGATCTGGGCGGCGGACGGGATGTTCCCGCTCGCGCGCGCGGCGGGCGATCCGGACCAGCTGGAGGAGGAGCGCCGGCTGCTCTACGTCGCGCTGACGCGCGCGCGGCACGAGCTGTACGTGACCTATCCGCTCAACGCGTACAACTCGCGCATGGGCGCCGACTACTCGATCGACCAGCTGTCGCGCTTCCTCGACCGCGGCGTGCGCGCGACGATGCAGCGCGTCGTGGTGGGCCACGCCGCCGGCGAGCCGCAGCCCGCCGCGCCGCCCGCGGCCGCGGCGGGGCTGGACCTGCGCGCGCTGCTCCGCGGGAAGTTCGCGGGCTGA
- a CDS encoding aminopeptidase, translating into MNALNAMNATGAPRRPRRRLRLAAALAAGLVLLALTPTGCFLSRAGYEQGRILARRKPIAQLVEQGGVDARTRDKLRLVLDARRFAVDSLGLDAGRSFTRYTDIGRDTLVLVLSAAHRDRLEAYSWWFPIVGRVPYKGYFDFGAARRAARGLRARGFDVYLRPSSAYSTLGWFDDPLLNTTLQEDSVDLANTVVHELTHNTFYAPGQAVFNESFASFVGAYGSGRYFAVRGDTASARRAESRWADDQLLAGFWQALASRIDSAYAAHPGRTSADSAARVVARDTVYARARQLLADSIGPRLSALGPTRAAAWAARVQLDNASLLARRTYARELGLFEEVLRREGGDVRHAIARIVAVAKASPKDPYAGLRAWLTAPPEPRPLR; encoded by the coding sequence ATGAACGCGCTGAATGCCATGAACGCCACGGGCGCGCCCCGCCGTCCGCGCCGCCGCCTGCGCCTGGCTGCCGCGCTGGCGGCCGGCCTCGTGCTGCTGGCGCTCACGCCGACGGGCTGCTTCCTCAGCCGCGCGGGCTACGAGCAGGGGCGCATCCTCGCGCGACGCAAGCCGATCGCGCAGCTGGTGGAGCAGGGCGGGGTGGACGCGCGCACGCGCGACAAGCTGCGGCTGGTGCTGGACGCGCGCCGCTTCGCGGTGGACTCGCTCGGGCTGGACGCGGGGCGCAGCTTCACGCGCTACACCGACATCGGGCGCGACACGCTGGTGCTCGTGCTGTCGGCGGCGCACCGCGACCGGCTGGAGGCGTACAGCTGGTGGTTCCCGATCGTCGGCCGCGTGCCGTACAAGGGCTACTTCGACTTCGGGGCGGCGCGGCGCGCGGCGCGCGGGCTGCGCGCGCGCGGCTTCGACGTCTACCTGCGGCCGTCGTCCGCGTACTCCACGCTCGGCTGGTTCGACGACCCGCTGCTGAACACGACGCTGCAGGAGGACTCGGTCGACCTCGCGAACACGGTGGTGCACGAGCTGACGCACAACACCTTCTACGCGCCGGGGCAGGCGGTCTTCAACGAGAGCTTCGCGAGCTTCGTCGGCGCGTACGGTAGCGGGCGGTACTTCGCGGTGCGCGGCGACACGGCGTCGGCGCGTCGGGCCGAGTCGCGCTGGGCGGACGACCAGCTGCTCGCCGGGTTCTGGCAGGCGCTCGCGTCGCGCATCGACTCGGCGTACGCGGCGCATCCGGGGCGCACGTCCGCCGACAGCGCGGCGCGCGTCGTGGCGCGCGACACGGTCTACGCGCGCGCGCGGCAGCTGCTCGCGGACTCGATCGGGCCGCGGCTCTCGGCGCTCGGGCCCACGCGCGCCGCGGCGTGGGCCGCGCGCGTGCAGCTCGACAACGCGTCGCTGCTGGCGCGCCGCACCTACGCGCGAGAGCTGGGGCTGTTCGAGGAGGTGCTGCGTCGCGAGGGCGGCGACGTGCGCCACGCGATCGCGCGCATCGTCGCGGTGGCGAAGGCGTCGCCGAAGGATCCGTACGCCGGGCTGCGGGCGTGGCTCACCGCGCCGCCGGAGCCGCGGCCGCTGCGGTAG